GTAGATGATCGATTGATAAAAGCGGGTCTCCCTGTTTTTATAGGGATGGGCAGGGTCGTAACCGGATGCGGGATCCGAAATAGGCCGACCGTTAGCCATCACGTAATCATCCACCAGGTTTTGCGTAGGCTGCATAGCTCCCCATCCGCCGAAGGTGCCTTTAGGCCCGAAGTAGCTGGACTGGTAAGCGTTTTTGGCGCCGGACAGGTGCTGGTAAGCGAATACCGTTTCCCTGTTATTGTTATTCTCCGCCATGAACTGGGCATTATAATCCGGAAAAAGATCGTAAGGCTTTCCATTGCCCAGTTCATCAATTAGTTGCTTGTTGGTAGCCGCCGCCGCAACATACTGATGATTGAACAGCTCTATCCATCCTTTCAGGGCCAGCGCAGCGCCTTTGGAAGCATGGCCTTCGCTGACGCTTCCCCTGGTATTGTCTGCCGGCAAATCGTTGGCGATGGCCGCTAGTTCATCCGTCATAAACTTATATGTTTCTGCAGACGTACTCCGCGGTTTGAAAATAGCGTTTCCCTGCTCCTGCCTGTTCAGCAGCTCCGTTACGAGGGGTACCCCACCGTACGCCATCCACAGGAGATGATAGTAATAGACGCGCAGAAAGCGGGCCTCGCTCAAACGCAGCTTCTTCCAGTCATCCGGGAATTTCTGCGGCGTCTCATTTATCCTCGCAATAAAAAGATTGCATTTCCTGATAAAGCTGTACATCTTATCATACATAAAGGGCATGGCAGGATAATCGTGGTTATACAGTCCCGGATTATAGTTAGCCGGGCCATAAGACCGGGCTACAGACAGCTGCCACGACATGGCCCAGTGAAAACTGCATACGCTGTTATCGCTCCAGTTTTCAAATGCGTCATAATTGCAGCAGCTTGCAGTGGTAACGGCGTCGGGCAGATTGTTATAGATATCGTTCAGGAAAATATCGCCGCCCGGAGCGTCTGCAAAAATTGATTCCGCAGACAGCTGGTCCCTTGGTGTAACCTCCAGGAAATCATGGTTACAGGCGGTCAGCAGCAACGTTAACAGCAGCAGCCTGTACCAATTACGAAAATTATTTGTGATGAACATATTCCGGTTCTTTTACTAGTTTTTGAAAACAACATTAACCCCTACTGAAAACACCTGCTGGTGTGGATAATACCAGCCCCTGGTATTTCTATCTGCCTTTCCGCTCTCACCCATTTCGGGATCGATGAAGTCTTTGATAGGACTCCAGGTAAGGAGATTCTGCCCGGCAACATAACAGCGTAGCGATTCGAACCCGCAGCGGCGGCTCACTGCCGCAGGCAGAGTATACCCTATCTCCGCCGATTTCAGGCGCAGGTAAGCGGCGCTCCAGTACCACCAGGATGAGCTTTGCTGATTATTGCTGTTGCCTCCCTGACCAAACAGCCGTGGATAACGCGCACCGGTATTTTCGGGCGTCCAGTAATCGAGCGATTTTTTTGTAGCGGAAGCGCCCACGAAAAACGGCCATACCAGCTCTTTCTGTATCTGTACATCTGTTTGCGCTGCACCCTGGAACAGCAGGTTCATATCAAATCCCCTGAATGACAGGCTGGGGCTGAAAGCATAAATAATCTGCGGCAGTACGGGGCGCCCGATATAGGTTTCATCGCTGGCGTCTATCCTGTTATCGCCATTCACATCTTCGTAGCGTATATCTCCCGGCGCTACCGCGCCAAAAGTCGGTGTTGGTATACCCGCCTTCAGCTTTCCGTCGCTACCGAAATCGCTTTCCTGGTACAGCCCCACTGCCTTCAGCCCGAACTGGGAATTCAGCGGCCGGCCGGTGCGCGAACGGTTGGGATTATTCATGGTTACGGGGTTTTCAAACGTTTGTATCAGCTTGTTTTGGGCATAGGTAAAGTTAACAGTAACGCCCGCACGCAAGCCATTGTGAAAACGATGCTCGCTGCTAAGGGAGAGGTCAATGCCATGGTTGCTCATGATGCCTGCGTTTACCTGGGCAATGCCGATGCCATATTCCGCCGGCACTACGCTGGCCGGACTTACCAGCATGTTATTTCTTTTCTCGTGGAATACGTCCGCTTCCAGTCCGAGCAATCCCTGCCAGAGCGTTAGCTCAACGCCTACATCCGCTTTCGCTGCGCGCTCCCAGGTAATGAAGGGATTGGGTTCCAGGCGTTCGCGCGCGCCCTGTAATACTTCTCCTTTAAAAACATAGGCGTTCCCGTATACGCCCATGGCGCTGGAATACTGGAACGGGCCGCCTGCCAGGTTACCGGACTGCCCCCAGGATCCTCTCAGCTTCAGGTTATCAATCCAACTGAACCGGTCTTTTATGAACGGTTCCTCCGACAGCCGCCAGCCAGCGGAAAAAGCTGGGAAAAAGCCATATTGCCGTCCGGGTGCAAAGTAGTAATGACCATCATACCTGCCGGAC
The genomic region above belongs to Chitinophaga sp. 180180018-3 and contains:
- a CDS encoding RagB/SusD family nutrient uptake outer membrane protein, translating into MFITNNFRNWYRLLLLTLLLTACNHDFLEVTPRDQLSAESIFADAPGGDIFLNDIYNNLPDAVTTASCCNYDAFENWSDNSVCSFHWAMSWQLSVARSYGPANYNPGLYNHDYPAMPFMYDKMYSFIRKCNLFIARINETPQKFPDDWKKLRLSEARFLRVYYYHLLWMAYGGVPLVTELLNRQEQGNAIFKPRSTSAETYKFMTDELAAIANDLPADNTRGSVSEGHASKGAALALKGWIELFNHQYVAAAATNKQLIDELGNGKPYDLFPDYNAQFMAENNNNRETVFAYQHLSGAKNAYQSSYFGPKGTFGGWGAMQPTQNLVDDYVMANGRPISDPASGYDPAHPYKNRETRFYQSIIYDGTVFAGQTFNMKQGEEFGRDLGKENNTGYFRRKGIDERLKGNLALEGSNYNFLRYAEVLLNFAEARIEAGQIDQDVVNAIDKVRVRGGLPTLQQTYNHIPAQQELRDIVRRERRVELAFENKRYWDLIRWRTAETILNQPLYGVDITKENGVWVYNTRGLVHTQQFFPKNYLFPLYQGWIDANPAIRQQNGGADNWANGQNAGY